The Shewanella pealeana ATCC 700345 genome contains the following window.
CACAGGACTGAAAGAACGTGTTCATGGTGCCTGTCGCAAACTACTTAAATATCATATACCAACACACGCAGCTATCGTATGGGATGGTGATGCAATCTCATGGCGAAAAACACTATTCCCTGACTACAAAAAAGGCCGTAAGCCCATGCCTGAAGCCTTGGCAAACGGCCTCAATGACATCAAAGCTTATCTAGCGGAGCATCATATCCACTCAGTCGATGCCGACTCCGAAGCGGACGACGTTATCGCCACCTTGGCAACAAAGCTGGTTAACATTGATGGCGAAGCCATTATCGTCTCAACAGACAAAGGTTTTAGCCAATTAAATCATCCAAAGATCAAGCTGTGGGATCACTTCAATCAAACCTACCTGACGATTGAAGAGATGGAGAAAAAGCTAGGCATCGAGCGCAGCCAATTAATTGATTACCTTGCACTCGCGGGGGATAGTGGCAATAAAATTCCAGGCGTTCCCGGGATCGGGCCAAAGTCCGCCGTTGAGTTGCTGAGAATATATCGCTCTCTCGCAAGCATCTATAACTCTATCGACAAGGTAGGCGCTAAGCAGGCTAAAAAACTTGAAGCGGGTAAGCAGATGGCGCGCCTAAGCTATAAACTGGTTCAACTTAAAACCGATATGCCCCTAAGCGTCAACTTAAAGCAGTTTAGGATAAAAAAGCCGGATTCCGAATGAGCTTACATTTGTTAACACAAAGTTGCTGCTCAAGCATTTACCATTGCTTTACCAAATAGTATCTTAAGGTTTTCGAAAGAACAGTATGAAGGAAGCATTGCTAGGATGAAATCTAAACTCCCTGTCATCGTCATCAGTATTTTTATCACGTATGTTGCCTTCGTTGCCGTGATTATGCTGACCTACGAACCAACGCCCGACGAGATGGATTGGGAAGATAGGCAAGCCTATAATAAAGCTATGATGACCGAAGTTGTGATCGGACAAAACATCGATGAGATTAAAACTCTCTTTGGCAAGGCGGACTTTACCGAAGCAAAAATATCTAATGAGCAGAACTTAGAAGTACTGTTCTACCGGACTCACCATAAAACTTCAGATGGTGAAACCTCCAAAGAGGAGTGCACACCACTGCTGTTTAAGCAGGGAAAGCTGATCGCATGGGGTGAAGATACATATCACCAATACCTATCGAGCCCAATCGATAGTTAACACAATTGACAGTAAACATCGGACTCATTAAGCGCTTACGAGCTTGGTCTTTTCTATGAAGCAAAAAGCAGCGAAGTTATCGCTGCTTTTTTGTGTTTGGTTTCGAGAAAAGATCCTATCAAATCTTTACTAAATGCTTCTCACTAAACTCTAAACTCTGTTATCTAATCGTCTTTTTCAGTCTCTTCCAATCGTTTCAGCTCTAGCAATAATCGCTCCCTTTCAATTTGCTTCGCGTCATTTTCTACCGGTGGTAGCTTGCGGGCCTCCCAATCAGGCTCTCCCTCTAATACCAATCAGTATAAACCTTTCGCATTAGCCGTTAACGGTAAAGCAAGCACAAACAAACTCATTAAAGTGACACTTTGGATCTTATTCATATACGCTCCTTGTTAATGAATTCAAATCTTGGCTACAAAGTAATAAGACATACTCATTACCAGTCTTACTATTCGTCTAAATCTTAAAAAAGTCTTGTTACAGAAAACCATTTCACGACTAACCTAGCACCTTAAAAGCCCCTTGCAACCCCTCTACGGCCATTTGCGTTCCGATAACAGCGAGAATGAGCCCCATCATCCTCGTGATGGCCCCAAGCGCAGCGCTGCCTAAATAGCTCACTAAGCGCCCACCAAAGACAAAACAAATATAAGTAATCAGGCATAACAAACCGAACGAGACTATGGTGCTCACAAGCTCAGGCATGCCTCCTGCAGCAGTAAAGTTCATCGCTGTCGCAATAGTGCCAGGTCCGGCCAAAATAGGTAAAGCCAAAGGAGATACTGCGACACTCAACTTAGATTCAAGCGACTCACCAGTAGGCAACTCTTTATCATGATGAACTGTAGATTGATTACCCTGCAACATATGAAAACCAATTAAAAATACCAACAAACCACCTGTAATTCGAAAAGCGGGTAAAGAAATGCCAAAAAGATTGAAAATAAGCTGGCCAGAAACCGCAAATAAACAGGTGATGGCAAATGCAATGATTAACGCCCTAAAAGCGATGGCTCGAGTTGTCTTCTCATCATAGTCAGAGGTGAGTCCAAGAAAAATAGGCACATTGGCAACAGGATTCATAATCGCAAAAAAGCCCATAAATACCGTAGCAAAGTGCATCCAAATTCCATCCATTTTTTACTCTCCCATAATAGTTTGCAGCTATTTGACTCAGTTTACACTCTCAGTCTATTTTTCAAGACAAAAAAAACCGAGATAATCATCTCGGTTTTTTAAAAGTTAACAAATCTGGCTTAATCAGCCTTTTTGTACTCGGTATAGGCCTCACCTTCGCTTAACCATTTAGGTGCAGGCTTACCCTTTAGGTAATGATCGAAATACTCCATCATTCGAATGCTGTAATCGAGCTTATTTGGATACTTCTTAAGGTGGTGTGGCTCATCTTGATACTGTAAGAACACCACGTCTTTACCCGCACGGCGCATCGCCAAGTATAATTCAACCCCCTGCTCCCAAGGCACCGCATCATCTTTATCGCCGAACATGATCATCATAGGCGTTTTAATACGCTCGGCGTAAAATACCGGAGAGTTCTCTATGTACAACTGCGGCGACTTAAATAAGCTTTCGCCAATACGACTCTGGCCGGTTTCATATTGAAACTGCCTAGCAAGACCACTACCATGGCGAATACCGCTGTACGCGCTCGTCATGTTAGACACCGGTGCGCCTGTCACTGCCGCTTTAAAGATATTGGTTTTCGTCACAGCAAATGCTGTTTGATACCCGCCCCAAGAGTGTCCTTGAATGCCTACTGCTTGTGGATCGGCAATTCCAATATCGATAAGATGCTGTACACCTGAGGTTAAGGCTTGTACCGAGGTCTCACCAGGATAACCGACTTCAAAGCGAATATCGGGTAAGAAGACTGCGTAACCATTATCGGCATACCATGCAAAGTTTGGACGGTGGTTGATCTTCATCTGAGGGAAAGCATGCAGCCTGTCACTCATAAAGCGATAGAAGTAAACCAGCACTGGATAACGTTGTCCTTCGACATAATTGGTTGGTTTGATCAAAACCCCATCAAGCGGTTTGCCGTCACCATTGGTCCACTGAACCAACTCTGACTGACTCCAGTTAAAACCTTGACGCTGTTGGTCAAGATCTGTCTGACGCACAGCATCTTGTGGCGTATCATAATTAGCAGTATAGAGATCGGGAAACAGGTCGTACTGCTCTTTGGAATACACTATCGTTTGCGCATCTTTACTGCGGGCTAAAAGTTTAAGCTTATAGTCTCCTTCAATCAAAGGTGTCACGCCCGCAACACCGATTTGAGCCTGATAAAAACCATCTCCTTTATCGATATCACTGTAACCATGTAAAAGAACTTTTTCATCACTCTTAAACACACTTGGATGCTCTTTATCTTCAACTAGGCCTGTAACTCGATATTGCACTCCGTGTTTGCGGCCTTCCCCGGCAGTCAACTTGAATGCATCATGGGAACCCGTATGAACCTGCCAGATATCATATTTATCGTAAAGTAGAAGGCCTGTATCTTCGTTAATCCAAGGCCCAAAGCCATAACTAGGTGCATTCGATGGATAATCGTGATCTTCATCGGCAAAAGAAACACCTAACTCTTTAGTGATATTTGTACGTCTATCTTGAGCGATTTCATACAGGAATACATTGCCATGTAAGTAGTAGGAAACAAACTTCTCACCTGGAGACAAATTTGGCTCTTCAGAGCTACTTTGCTGAGTCAGTAGCGGGATCTTACGCCCTGTATTTAGGTCAACTAGATAAAAATCGCGATAAAAACCGGCCCAAGTGATCATTTTTCGATACGGCAGATCTGAGCTGGCGAGTGCAAAGCGCTTCTGCTGCTGCACTTCAACGTCTGGCACATTAAGATCTGCAAGCTGCACCAGGTTATTGCCGTTTACATGCAGTACAGCTAAATAAGTGCGTTTAAGCTCCTTTTTATACTGTTTTACTTCATGGGGCTTAATACGTGCATCGTCACCATGCCACACTCTAAGTGCACGGTTTGAGGTGATAATCTGTTTATCAAACAGATCTGCCTGCTCCTCATATTTAGTCACTTGCAACTGCTGACTCACCTGCGGCACCCGGCCAAAGAACAAGCGTTGGCTGTCATCAGAGAAGCGCAGTTTTGTGTAACGATTCAAGGTCCAGTCTTTTGACTTAGCCGTCTCAACAACCTGACTGGTTTCAAGGTTTAATAACGACAGCTTATATTCGCGACCAAAAGGTTTGGCTTTTGCATCGCCATAAGTAAAGCCTAAATACTTACCATCGTCAGATAAGTCTATCGAGCCAAACTGCTGCTGTTTTAAACTGTGGACTATCGATGCTGTGTTATTGGCAAGTTTAACGAGCCTCAACTCATGCTTATTGGTTTCGATATTATTTATTGCTAAAGCAAAATTAAGCCCTGACTTATCGAAACTAAAAGCCGTCACATCTTTAAACGTAATAGATTTAAGGTCATTAAGAGAAAACAGTTCAACTGTAGAGCCTTTGTCATCTTTATCGACTTTTAGACTTTGAGCCTTATCTTCTGATTTATCATCTTTTTTGAGTTCTTCAGCTTCGAACCAGATAGCTAGATGTGTGCCTTTCTCATTGAACTCAAAAGATTTTACACGTTCAAAACGCTGCTCTTCACCTGTACTTGTATCTAATAAAACCAAGCCTGACTTGAGCTTCTTTTTGGCTTTTTTACTGGCTTTCTCAGAGTCGAGTAATGGAATTGCATCGATAAACGCTACAAAACGACCATCGTGGCTGATTTTTGGCTTGCTACCGCCTTTAACACTAAACTCATTATTGCCACGAAGGTTTTTGACTAGGCCGTGGCTATCACCGCGATCTGGTGTAACCTCGACAGCTAACATATTGCCGGTATCAGAGATCACAGGATTTTTAAGTGATTCGAATCGCATGATATCGTCAGGAGTGATTCGATTGGTGGCCGCCAATAAGTTTGCAGATAACAAACTCGTCGAGAATAGTAATAGGGACGTGATAGGTAATGACTTCAAGGTCTTCCTCATTATTTATTATTAGACTAAAGTAGACTTTTTAACCTTCTAACGATCAATCATCGTCATAAGCAGTTATTTATGCAAGTTACCCTACAGAAAAAAACGTGAGATCGCTCACTCTTTCCTGTAAAATTGTTTAAAAGTGTTTAAAATAGATCGAACAAAAAGAAAAAATTCAAGTCACTTACCGTGTCCCAAGACATGGTCAGACAATTGCAGTAACGCCTAACCGTGGTAGGACTATCCATGACAAAAAGAACTATAACCGTTATCCCTGGTGATGGGATTGGCCCAAGCATTATTGATTCAGCACTTAAGATCCTTGATAAAGCAGGTTGTGATT
Protein-coding sequences here:
- the xni gene encoding flap endonuclease Xni, producing the protein MNKLLIIDGMNLVRRIHAAQPNESDITGLKERVHGACRKLLKYHIPTHAAIVWDGDAISWRKTLFPDYKKGRKPMPEALANGLNDIKAYLAEHHIHSVDADSEADDVIATLATKLVNIDGEAIIVSTDKGFSQLNHPKIKLWDHFNQTYLTIEEMEKKLGIERSQLIDYLALAGDSGNKIPGVPGIGPKSAVELLRIYRSLASIYNSIDKVGAKQAKKLEAGKQMARLSYKLVQLKTDMPLSVNLKQFRIKKPDSE
- a CDS encoding DUF3192 domain-containing protein; this encodes MKSKLPVIVISIFITYVAFVAVIMLTYEPTPDEMDWEDRQAYNKAMMTEVVIGQNIDEIKTLFGKADFTEAKISNEQNLEVLFYRTHHKTSDGETSKEECTPLLFKQGKLIAWGEDTYHQYLSSPIDS
- a CDS encoding MarC family protein, whose translation is MDGIWMHFATVFMGFFAIMNPVANVPIFLGLTSDYDEKTTRAIAFRALIIAFAITCLFAVSGQLIFNLFGISLPAFRITGGLLVFLIGFHMLQGNQSTVHHDKELPTGESLESKLSVAVSPLALPILAGPGTIATAMNFTAAGGMPELVSTIVSFGLLCLITYICFVFGGRLVSYLGSAALGAITRMMGLILAVIGTQMAVEGLQGAFKVLG
- a CDS encoding alpha/beta hydrolase family protein; translation: MKSLPITSLLLFSTSLLSANLLAATNRITPDDIMRFESLKNPVISDTGNMLAVEVTPDRGDSHGLVKNLRGNNEFSVKGGSKPKISHDGRFVAFIDAIPLLDSEKASKKAKKKLKSGLVLLDTSTGEEQRFERVKSFEFNEKGTHLAIWFEAEELKKDDKSEDKAQSLKVDKDDKGSTVELFSLNDLKSITFKDVTAFSFDKSGLNFALAINNIETNKHELRLVKLANNTASIVHSLKQQQFGSIDLSDDGKYLGFTYGDAKAKPFGREYKLSLLNLETSQVVETAKSKDWTLNRYTKLRFSDDSQRLFFGRVPQVSQQLQVTKYEEQADLFDKQIITSNRALRVWHGDDARIKPHEVKQYKKELKRTYLAVLHVNGNNLVQLADLNVPDVEVQQQKRFALASSDLPYRKMITWAGFYRDFYLVDLNTGRKIPLLTQQSSSEEPNLSPGEKFVSYYLHGNVFLYEIAQDRRTNITKELGVSFADEDHDYPSNAPSYGFGPWINEDTGLLLYDKYDIWQVHTGSHDAFKLTAGEGRKHGVQYRVTGLVEDKEHPSVFKSDEKVLLHGYSDIDKGDGFYQAQIGVAGVTPLIEGDYKLKLLARSKDAQTIVYSKEQYDLFPDLYTANYDTPQDAVRQTDLDQQRQGFNWSQSELVQWTNGDGKPLDGVLIKPTNYVEGQRYPVLVYFYRFMSDRLHAFPQMKINHRPNFAWYADNGYAVFLPDIRFEVGYPGETSVQALTSGVQHLIDIGIADPQAVGIQGHSWGGYQTAFAVTKTNIFKAAVTGAPVSNMTSAYSGIRHGSGLARQFQYETGQSRIGESLFKSPQLYIENSPVFYAERIKTPMMIMFGDKDDAVPWEQGVELYLAMRRAGKDVVFLQYQDEPHHLKKYPNKLDYSIRMMEYFDHYLKGKPAPKWLSEGEAYTEYKKAD